From a region of the Osmia lignaria lignaria isolate PbOS001 chromosome 10, iyOsmLign1, whole genome shotgun sequence genome:
- the LOC117611580 gene encoding uncharacterized protein LOC117611580 isoform X1, whose protein sequence is MATAVPSRFAVLSIDDDDCKPKKTQKSVTAGKTNQKSKNDKAKQQQQQKKDDKKKQNKGKKKKPNNNNSDNQQWEQWKQKDTMAVEETFEQELHQAILLSKLSYEEQLVNAAKSEKEPEPNKKSGKKSKKATMSLEEFNNMGSNAPQEIVLPPETGDNKSKEPDVEFFERVEKETKEEITKGKEKDILKARFNKIDDDITSAQLRVEVEKRDEIIKELRTQVDNLKEELTQVKERNKKLYQILSHGEMKDKASVLAEVAKLQEIRDELTTEVASLHAQLEQERSKTRATNTDAKPSKQTNKKRPASENA, encoded by the exons ATGGCGACCGCCGTACCTTCGAGATTTGCTGTTCTCAGCATTGATGATGACGATTGTAAGCCGAAGAAAACTCAGAAGAGTGTTACTGCTGGTAAGACAAATCAAAAATCTAAAAATGATAAAGcgaagcaacagcaacaacaaaagAAGGATGAcaagaaaaaacaaaacaag ggaaaaaagaaaaagcccAATAATAATAACAGTGATAACCAACAATGGGAACAGTGGAAACAAAAAGATACAATG GCTGTCGAGGAAACATTTGAGCAAGAGTTGCATCAAGCCATCTTACTGTCAAAGCTGTCTTATGAAGAGCAACTAGTAAATGCAGCTAAATCAGAAAAAGAACCGGAGCCAAATAAGAAATCAGGGAAAAAGTCGAAAAAAGCTACTATGTCATTGGAGGAATTCAACAATATGGGATCCAATGCTCCTCAAGAGATAGTTTTACCCCCTGAAACCGGAGACAATAAATCGAAAG AACCGGATGTAGAATTTTTCGAAAGAGTcgagaaagaaacaaaagaagagattacaaaaggaaaagaaaaggatatATTGAAGGCAAGATTCAATAAAATTGATGATGATATCACATCTGCTCAATTAAGGGTGGAAGTGGAGAAACGTGACGAAATTATTAAAGAGTTAAGAACGCAGGTCGATAACTTAAAGGAAGAATTGACACAGGTTAAGGAACGGAATAAAAAGCTTTATCAAATACTATCTCACGGGGAAA tgAAAGACAAAGCTTCAGTATTGGCCGAAGTAGCGAAATTACAAGAAATACGAGATGAATTGACAACAGAGGTGGCATCTCTCCATGCACAATTAGAACAAGAAAGGTCCAAAACGCGAGCTACTAATACGGACGCGAAACCGTCGAAACAAACT aatAAGAAGAGACCCGCTAGTGAAAATgcctaa
- the LOC117611581 gene encoding uncharacterized protein LOC117611581 has product MKRNQTFLLIVLAIIVVAVNGRVYYLPTLDENRYSGLTYPIPNEQSSRDLDLNFSAGDADEFDNKIRPVKRVYTVMGPEKPFIEVNKEELPITRYKLVEAPVKGLDNVIVVPESSRKSVKIDGNNKGEVILELRVIANHDTV; this is encoded by the exons ATGAAGAGGAACCAAACATTTCTCCTGATCGTCCTAGCGATCATCGTGGTTGCTGTCAATGGACGAGTTTACTACTTGCCGACTCTGGATGAGAATCGATATTCAGGCTTAACTTATCCCATTCCAAACGAACAATCTTCGCGAGATTTGGATCTGAACTTTTCTGCCGGGGACGCGGACGAGTTTGATAACAAGATACGTCCTGTTAAAAGG GTGTACACGGTCATGGGGCCGGAAAAGCCGTTCATCGAGGTGAACAAAGAGGAGTTACCAATCACGCGCTACAAATTAGTCGAAGCACCTGTTAAGGGATTGGACAATGTCATCGTTGTACCGGAGTCGAGCCGCAAATCGGTGAAAATCGATGGGAACAACAAGGGTGAAGTGATCTTGGAGCTCCGTGTTATCGCGAACCATGACACCGTTTGA
- the rump gene encoding heterogeneous nuclear ribonucleoprotein rumpelstiltskin isoform X1, translated as MIKQEENPAQNSDERDRSRERDRNRRSERQNRINSTSRDRSRERNDRGGRKPSDRRIYVSNIPYDFRWQDLKDLFRTEVGKVAHVELFTDENDKPRGCGIVEFEDSDSVKIAVEKMHRYDIKGRKLVVKEVDFDVERDKYGRLATARNNDRVRDDRFRDPPRPQGGGRQNMNPPAGGGGGGGGGGGGGGGDNKFGNTYGLSTQFLESLGINGPLVTRVFVANLDYKVDEKKLLEVFKLAGKVLHVELGKDKDGKSRGFGVVEYDHPVESVQAISMLHNQQLYDRRMTVRLDRANEPDMPPKLPEGLKGIGMGLGAGGNRLMDVARNIPNVQANNPPVVNPISAPVLAAGAFGAGLNNVVPAQLASALTNTNAALQASFAGGLGANLASSSLLNSSLTNELASNLNNFGGGVGGVGGLSNLQASLTGGQSNNSFASRGLSKMDNDVGFGGNNAFGGSNFGGGRDFDGGFNRGDNDRVPGAGGGFSGNQSQGGGGNRQNTNGSRPMSDTILIGNLPPNTTWQMLRDKFQDVGEVKFAEMRGTDMGMVRFASEWDAERAVSMMNRSRIDGRTIDVRLY; from the exons ATGATCAAACAAGAGGA GAATCCAGCGCAGAATAGTGATGAAAGGGACCGAAGTAGGGAGCGTGATCGTAATCGGAGATCGGAAAGACAAAATCGAATAAATTCTACTAGTCGAGATCGGAGTAGAGAACGAAACGATCGTGGTGGTAGAAAACCTTCAGATCGCCGAATTTATGTATCAAACATTCCCTATGATTTTCGATGGCAAGATCTTAAGGATTTATTCAGAACGGAAGTTGGAAAGGTTGCGCATGTGGAACTTTTTACTGATGAAAATGACAAACCGAGAGGCTGTGGAATTGTCGAATTTGAGGATTCAGACTCTGTAAAAATTGCTGTAGAAAAAATGCACAGATATGATATTAAAGGAAGAAAACTTGTCGTCAAAGAGGTA gaCTTTGATGTTGAACGTGATAAATATGGTCGTCTAGCCACAGCTCGTAACAATGACAGAGTTCGTGATGATAGATTTAGAGATCCACCAAGACCACAAGGGGGTGGTCGCCAAAATATGAATCCTCCTGCtggtggaggtggtggtggaggtggtggcggcggcggcggtggtggtgATAATAAATTTGGAAATACTTATGGTCTAAGTACTCAGTTTTTAGAATCTTTAGGTATTAATGGACCCTTAGTTACTAGAGTGTTTGTAGCGAAT CTTGACTACAAAGTGGATGAAAAGAAACTATTGGAAGTTTTTAAACTAGCTGGTAAAGTATTGCATGTTGAGTTAGGAAAGGATAAAGATGGAAAATCACGAGGATTCGGAGTCGTAGAATACGATCATCCGGTAGAATCGGTTCAGGCTATATCGATGCTTCACAATCAACAACTGTATGACAGACGTATGACTGTTAGACTTGATAGAGCAAATGAACCAGACATGCCACCAAAGTTGCCAGAAG GTTTAAAGGGAATTGGAATGGGACTTGGAGCTGGTGGTAATAGATTAATGGATGTAGCTAGAAACATTCCTAATGTACAAGCAAATAATCCACCTGTTGTAAATCCTATTTCTGCACCCGTGTTGGCTGCTGGAGCCTTTGGTGCTGGCTTAAATAATGTTGTGCCAGCACAATTAG CCTCTGCATTGACAAACACGAATGCAGCTCTTCAAGCAAGTTTTGCTGGAGGTTTAGGTGCTAATTTGGCCAGCAGTTCATTGCTGAATTCATCTTTAACAAATGAATTGGCTTctaacttaaataattttggcGGAGGAGTCGGAGGTGTCGGAGGTTTGTCTAATTTACAAGCCTCTTTAACTGGTGGACAAAGCAACAATTCGTTTGCGTCTCGAGGCTTATCTAAAATGGACAATGATGTAGGCTTCGGTGGAAACAATGCTTTCGGTGGTTCTAACTTCGGTGGTGGAAGAGATTTTGATGGTGGATTCAACAGAGGGGACAATGATCGTGTTCCTGGTGCCGGTGGTGGTTTCTCTGGCAATCAAAGCCAAGGAGGAGGCGGTAACAGGCAAAACACGAATGGTTCACGACCGATGTCGGATACTATTCTTATAGGAAAT TTACCACCAAATACCACATGGCAAATGTTGCGAGACAAATTCCAAGATGTCGGAGAGGTCAAGTTTGCTGAAATGCGGGGCACTGACATGGGAATGGTACGATTTGCATCTGAATGGGACGCTGAACGTGCTGTGT CTATGATGAATCGGTCACGCATTGACGGCAGAACGATTGATGTTCGCCTTTACTAA
- the Idh3a gene encoding isocitrate dehydrogenase [NAD] subunit alpha, mitochondrial, producing MAAHWMRNAVPKIGSVRFYSSKVHKCTLIPGDGIGPEISAAVQKIFDAAKVPIEWESVDVTPVKGPDGKFGIPQAAIDSVNKNKIGLKGPLMTPIGKGHRSLNLALRKEFNLYANVRPCLSLEGYKTLYDNVDVVTIRENTEGEYSGIEHEIVEGVVQSIKLITEEASSRVAEFAFQYAQDNNRKKVTAVHKANIMRMSDGLFLRCCRDAAQKFPSIKFEERYLDTVCLNMVQDPSQYDVLVMPNLYGDILSDMCAGLVGGLGLTPSGNIGLNGALFESVHGTAPDIAGQDKANPTALLLSAVMMLKYMGLNQHAKIIENAAYDTIKEGKYLTGDLGGTAKCSEYTNEICKKVSAISK from the exons ATGGCAGCTCACTGGATGCGAAATGCT GTTCCGAAAATCGGCTCAGTCCGCTTTTACAGTAGTAAAGTTCACAAATGTACCCTTATTCCTGGAGATGGTATTGGACCTGAGATTTCAGCTGCTGTTCAGAAGATTTTTGATGCTGCCAag GTGCCAATAGAATGGGAGTCTGTAGATGTCACACCAGTAAAAGGGCCAGATGGGAAATTTGGAATACCACAAGCTGCTATCGATTCagttaacaaaaataaaattggtTTAAAAGGACCTTTAATGACCCCTATAGGAAAGGGACATAGATCATTAAATCTTGCCTTAAGGAA agaatttaatttatatgcAAATGTTCGACCTTGTCTTTCCTTAGAAGGTTATAAAACACTATATGACAATGTTGATGTTGTTACTATTAGAGAAAACACAGAGGGAGAGTACTCTGGTATAGAACATGAGATTGTAGAAGGTGTTGTACAGTCTATCAAATTAATTACAGAAGAGGCTTCTAGCAGAGTAGCAGAATTTGCCTTCCAGTATGCTCAGGATAACAATAGGAAAAAG GTGACTGCTGTACATAAAGCAAACATAATGAGAATGTCAGATGGTTTATTCTTGAGGTGTTGTAGGGATGCTGCACAAAAGTTTCCTTCTATTAAATTCGAAGAAAGGTATTTAGATACAGTGTGTTTAAATATGGTGCAAGATCCCAGTCAGTATGATGTACTTGTAATGCCCAACTTATATGGAGATATCTTATCTGACATGTGTGCTGGATTGGTAGGAGGACTTGGCCTTACACCAAGTGGAAATATTGGTTTGAATGGTGCACTGTTTGAATCT gtACACGGAACTGCTCCAGATATTGCAGGTCAGGATAAAGCAAATCCCACAGCATTGCTACTGTCTGCTGTGATGATGCTTAAATATATGGGATTGAACCAGCACGCGAAAATTATCGAAAATGCTGCCTATGATACTATCAAGGAAGGCAAATACTTAACAGGAGATCTTGGAGGAACAGCAAAATGTAGTGAATACACTAATGAAATCTGCAAAAAGGTTTCAGCAATATCGAAGTAG
- the rump gene encoding heterogeneous nuclear ribonucleoprotein rumpelstiltskin isoform X2: protein MIKQEENPAQNSDERDRSRERDRNRRSERQNRINSTSRDRSRERNDRGGRKPSDRRIYVSNIPYDFRWQDLKDLFRTEVGKVAHVELFTDENDKPRGCGIVEFEDSDSVKIAVEKMHRYDIKGRKLVVKEDFDVERDKYGRLATARNNDRVRDDRFRDPPRPQGGGRQNMNPPAGGGGGGGGGGGGGGGDNKFGNTYGLSTQFLESLGINGPLVTRVFVANLDYKVDEKKLLEVFKLAGKVLHVELGKDKDGKSRGFGVVEYDHPVESVQAISMLHNQQLYDRRMTVRLDRANEPDMPPKLPEGLKGIGMGLGAGGNRLMDVARNIPNVQANNPPVVNPISAPVLAAGAFGAGLNNVVPAQLASALTNTNAALQASFAGGLGANLASSSLLNSSLTNELASNLNNFGGGVGGVGGLSNLQASLTGGQSNNSFASRGLSKMDNDVGFGGNNAFGGSNFGGGRDFDGGFNRGDNDRVPGAGGGFSGNQSQGGGGNRQNTNGSRPMSDTILIGNLPPNTTWQMLRDKFQDVGEVKFAEMRGTDMGMVRFASEWDAERAVSMMNRSRIDGRTIDVRLY, encoded by the exons ATGATCAAACAAGAGGA GAATCCAGCGCAGAATAGTGATGAAAGGGACCGAAGTAGGGAGCGTGATCGTAATCGGAGATCGGAAAGACAAAATCGAATAAATTCTACTAGTCGAGATCGGAGTAGAGAACGAAACGATCGTGGTGGTAGAAAACCTTCAGATCGCCGAATTTATGTATCAAACATTCCCTATGATTTTCGATGGCAAGATCTTAAGGATTTATTCAGAACGGAAGTTGGAAAGGTTGCGCATGTGGAACTTTTTACTGATGAAAATGACAAACCGAGAGGCTGTGGAATTGTCGAATTTGAGGATTCAGACTCTGTAAAAATTGCTGTAGAAAAAATGCACAGATATGATATTAAAGGAAGAAAACTTGTCGTCAAAGAG gaCTTTGATGTTGAACGTGATAAATATGGTCGTCTAGCCACAGCTCGTAACAATGACAGAGTTCGTGATGATAGATTTAGAGATCCACCAAGACCACAAGGGGGTGGTCGCCAAAATATGAATCCTCCTGCtggtggaggtggtggtggaggtggtggcggcggcggcggtggtggtgATAATAAATTTGGAAATACTTATGGTCTAAGTACTCAGTTTTTAGAATCTTTAGGTATTAATGGACCCTTAGTTACTAGAGTGTTTGTAGCGAAT CTTGACTACAAAGTGGATGAAAAGAAACTATTGGAAGTTTTTAAACTAGCTGGTAAAGTATTGCATGTTGAGTTAGGAAAGGATAAAGATGGAAAATCACGAGGATTCGGAGTCGTAGAATACGATCATCCGGTAGAATCGGTTCAGGCTATATCGATGCTTCACAATCAACAACTGTATGACAGACGTATGACTGTTAGACTTGATAGAGCAAATGAACCAGACATGCCACCAAAGTTGCCAGAAG GTTTAAAGGGAATTGGAATGGGACTTGGAGCTGGTGGTAATAGATTAATGGATGTAGCTAGAAACATTCCTAATGTACAAGCAAATAATCCACCTGTTGTAAATCCTATTTCTGCACCCGTGTTGGCTGCTGGAGCCTTTGGTGCTGGCTTAAATAATGTTGTGCCAGCACAATTAG CCTCTGCATTGACAAACACGAATGCAGCTCTTCAAGCAAGTTTTGCTGGAGGTTTAGGTGCTAATTTGGCCAGCAGTTCATTGCTGAATTCATCTTTAACAAATGAATTGGCTTctaacttaaataattttggcGGAGGAGTCGGAGGTGTCGGAGGTTTGTCTAATTTACAAGCCTCTTTAACTGGTGGACAAAGCAACAATTCGTTTGCGTCTCGAGGCTTATCTAAAATGGACAATGATGTAGGCTTCGGTGGAAACAATGCTTTCGGTGGTTCTAACTTCGGTGGTGGAAGAGATTTTGATGGTGGATTCAACAGAGGGGACAATGATCGTGTTCCTGGTGCCGGTGGTGGTTTCTCTGGCAATCAAAGCCAAGGAGGAGGCGGTAACAGGCAAAACACGAATGGTTCACGACCGATGTCGGATACTATTCTTATAGGAAAT TTACCACCAAATACCACATGGCAAATGTTGCGAGACAAATTCCAAGATGTCGGAGAGGTCAAGTTTGCTGAAATGCGGGGCACTGACATGGGAATGGTACGATTTGCATCTGAATGGGACGCTGAACGTGCTGTGT CTATGATGAATCGGTCACGCATTGACGGCAGAACGATTGATGTTCGCCTTTACTAA
- the LOC117611580 gene encoding G kinase-anchoring protein 1-B isoform X2, whose translation MMTIVSRRKLRRVLLLGKKKKPNNNNSDNQQWEQWKQKDTMAVEETFEQELHQAILLSKLSYEEQLVNAAKSEKEPEPNKKSGKKSKKATMSLEEFNNMGSNAPQEIVLPPETGDNKSKEPDVEFFERVEKETKEEITKGKEKDILKARFNKIDDDITSAQLRVEVEKRDEIIKELRTQVDNLKEELTQVKERNKKLYQILSHGEMKDKASVLAEVAKLQEIRDELTTEVASLHAQLEQERSKTRATNTDAKPSKQTNKKRPASENA comes from the exons ATGATGACGATTGTAAGCCGAAGAAAACTCAGAAGAGTGTTACTGCTG ggaaaaaagaaaaagcccAATAATAATAACAGTGATAACCAACAATGGGAACAGTGGAAACAAAAAGATACAATG GCTGTCGAGGAAACATTTGAGCAAGAGTTGCATCAAGCCATCTTACTGTCAAAGCTGTCTTATGAAGAGCAACTAGTAAATGCAGCTAAATCAGAAAAAGAACCGGAGCCAAATAAGAAATCAGGGAAAAAGTCGAAAAAAGCTACTATGTCATTGGAGGAATTCAACAATATGGGATCCAATGCTCCTCAAGAGATAGTTTTACCCCCTGAAACCGGAGACAATAAATCGAAAG AACCGGATGTAGAATTTTTCGAAAGAGTcgagaaagaaacaaaagaagagattacaaaaggaaaagaaaaggatatATTGAAGGCAAGATTCAATAAAATTGATGATGATATCACATCTGCTCAATTAAGGGTGGAAGTGGAGAAACGTGACGAAATTATTAAAGAGTTAAGAACGCAGGTCGATAACTTAAAGGAAGAATTGACACAGGTTAAGGAACGGAATAAAAAGCTTTATCAAATACTATCTCACGGGGAAA tgAAAGACAAAGCTTCAGTATTGGCCGAAGTAGCGAAATTACAAGAAATACGAGATGAATTGACAACAGAGGTGGCATCTCTCCATGCACAATTAGAACAAGAAAGGTCCAAAACGCGAGCTACTAATACGGACGCGAAACCGTCGAAACAAACT aatAAGAAGAGACCCGCTAGTGAAAATgcctaa
- the rump gene encoding heterogeneous nuclear ribonucleoprotein rumpelstiltskin isoform X3, whose protein sequence is MIKQEENPAQNSDERDRSRERDRNRRSERQNRINSTSRDRSRERNDRGGRKPSDRRIYVSNIPYDFRWQDLKDLFRTEVGKVAHVELFTDENDKPRGCGIVEFEDSDSVKIAVEKMHRYDIKGRKLVVKEVDFDVERDKYGRLATARNNDRVRDDRFRDPPRPQGGGRQNMNPPAGGGGGGGGGGGGGGGDNKFGNTYGLSTQFLESLGINGPLVTRVFVANLDYKVDEKKLLEVFKLAGKVLHVELGKDKDGKSRGFGVVEYDHPVESVQAISMLHNQQLYDRRMTVRLDRANEPDMPPKLPEGLKGIGMGLGAGGNRLMDVARNIPNVQANNPPVVNPISAPVLAAGAFGAGLNNVVPAQLASALTNTNAALQASFAGGLGANLASSSLLNSSLTNELASNLNNFGGGVGGVGGFGGNNAFGGSNFGGGRDFDGGFNRGDNDRVPGAGGGFSGNQSQGGGGNRQNTNGSRPMSDTILIGNLPPNTTWQMLRDKFQDVGEVKFAEMRGTDMGMVRFASEWDAERAVSMMNRSRIDGRTIDVRLY, encoded by the exons ATGATCAAACAAGAGGA GAATCCAGCGCAGAATAGTGATGAAAGGGACCGAAGTAGGGAGCGTGATCGTAATCGGAGATCGGAAAGACAAAATCGAATAAATTCTACTAGTCGAGATCGGAGTAGAGAACGAAACGATCGTGGTGGTAGAAAACCTTCAGATCGCCGAATTTATGTATCAAACATTCCCTATGATTTTCGATGGCAAGATCTTAAGGATTTATTCAGAACGGAAGTTGGAAAGGTTGCGCATGTGGAACTTTTTACTGATGAAAATGACAAACCGAGAGGCTGTGGAATTGTCGAATTTGAGGATTCAGACTCTGTAAAAATTGCTGTAGAAAAAATGCACAGATATGATATTAAAGGAAGAAAACTTGTCGTCAAAGAGGTA gaCTTTGATGTTGAACGTGATAAATATGGTCGTCTAGCCACAGCTCGTAACAATGACAGAGTTCGTGATGATAGATTTAGAGATCCACCAAGACCACAAGGGGGTGGTCGCCAAAATATGAATCCTCCTGCtggtggaggtggtggtggaggtggtggcggcggcggcggtggtggtgATAATAAATTTGGAAATACTTATGGTCTAAGTACTCAGTTTTTAGAATCTTTAGGTATTAATGGACCCTTAGTTACTAGAGTGTTTGTAGCGAAT CTTGACTACAAAGTGGATGAAAAGAAACTATTGGAAGTTTTTAAACTAGCTGGTAAAGTATTGCATGTTGAGTTAGGAAAGGATAAAGATGGAAAATCACGAGGATTCGGAGTCGTAGAATACGATCATCCGGTAGAATCGGTTCAGGCTATATCGATGCTTCACAATCAACAACTGTATGACAGACGTATGACTGTTAGACTTGATAGAGCAAATGAACCAGACATGCCACCAAAGTTGCCAGAAG GTTTAAAGGGAATTGGAATGGGACTTGGAGCTGGTGGTAATAGATTAATGGATGTAGCTAGAAACATTCCTAATGTACAAGCAAATAATCCACCTGTTGTAAATCCTATTTCTGCACCCGTGTTGGCTGCTGGAGCCTTTGGTGCTGGCTTAAATAATGTTGTGCCAGCACAATTAG CCTCTGCATTGACAAACACGAATGCAGCTCTTCAAGCAAGTTTTGCTGGAGGTTTAGGTGCTAATTTGGCCAGCAGTTCATTGCTGAATTCATCTTTAACAAATGAATTGGCTTctaacttaaataattttggcGGAGGAGTCGGAGGTGTCGGAG GCTTCGGTGGAAACAATGCTTTCGGTGGTTCTAACTTCGGTGGTGGAAGAGATTTTGATGGTGGATTCAACAGAGGGGACAATGATCGTGTTCCTGGTGCCGGTGGTGGTTTCTCTGGCAATCAAAGCCAAGGAGGAGGCGGTAACAGGCAAAACACGAATGGTTCACGACCGATGTCGGATACTATTCTTATAGGAAAT TTACCACCAAATACCACATGGCAAATGTTGCGAGACAAATTCCAAGATGTCGGAGAGGTCAAGTTTGCTGAAATGCGGGGCACTGACATGGGAATGGTACGATTTGCATCTGAATGGGACGCTGAACGTGCTGTGT CTATGATGAATCGGTCACGCATTGACGGCAGAACGATTGATGTTCGCCTTTACTAA
- the LOC117611577 gene encoding uncharacterized protein LOC117611577, whose amino-acid sequence MTTTTGDPSTLKSPASLSGGDLVSRLLAATPPYLYNVPLTPHSFFFSEMLRSFVQAKTEASSTSNVTNAPRRRKRSWRDARDRPLELTTKERQHHHHHHHHHPQQPPQEKYFHSQQQQQQQPEARLESRSKQSDGYDAESKVGNFEQKPSFGGDILKTPDETKSDFCKQSKNFFDERPRHFEQAQPPENMFTGELQKVKPEESHSSDRKNCNYNDRSTYDERTKSTVGNQELPLLTDQKKLDFSRNFLPGLPGRGCDMLPAVKGFGLPGNVTNPEFLPSPLWYPPYPIPQSYPGIDPLHFFIDLRVSGHIWDRKLSERQLPFKGKHCSAFSVPQSKEYNSNRPLNLTRDEASTSRSSEDNPRGTNYILRQLTRTYRDIGQARKASRSETSISGESEDSSKDVDNNERSPKPEDASSASTNTEEERKDLRALIGLELVVDYVKEPKGDPSNEQTSQVTE is encoded by the exons ATGACCACGACCACGGGAGATCCGTCGACCCTGAAGAGTCCAGCCTCGCTTTCCGGCGGCGATTTGGTGTCCCGTCTACTGGCGGCTACTCCTCCATACCTGTACAACGTTCCCCTAACGCCGCACAGCTTCTTCTTCAGCGAAATGCTTCGTTCGTTCGTGCAAGCAAAAACCGAGGCATCCTCGACGAGCAACGTCACAAACGCGCCTCGACGTCGCAAGAGATCCTGGCGGGACGCTCGGGATCGTCCACTGGAGTTAACCACCAAAGAGAGACAgcaccatcatcatcaccatcatcatcatcctcaACAGCCGCCGCAAGAGAAATACTTCCACtctcaacagcagcaacagcaacaaccggAAGCGCGGTTAGAGAGCAGAAGTAAGCAGAGCGACGGCTATGACGCCGAGAGTAAAGTGGGTAACTTCGAGCAGAAACCGAGTTTCGGCGGGGACATCTTGAAGACCCCGGACGAGACCAAGTCAGATTTCTGTAAACAGAGCAAGAATTTCTTCGACGAGCGACCCCGTCACTTCGAGCAAGCACAACCACCGGAAAACATGTTCACCGGTGAATTGCAGAAGGTGAAACCCGAGGAATCGCACTCGAGCGATcgtaaaaattgcaattataacgACAGAAGTACGTACGACGAGCGTACCAAGAGCACGGTCGGCAATCAGGAACTGCCTCTGTTGACGGATCAAAAGAAGCTCGATTTCTCGAGGAACTTTCTACCCGGCCTACCCGGAAGGGGATGCGACATGCTTCCGGCGGTGAAGGGATTCGGTTTGCCCGGCAACGTGACGAATCCAGAGTTTCTCCCCAGTCCACTCTGGTACCCGCCTTATCCGATACCTCAATCCTATCCAGGCATCGATCCGTTGCACTTCTTCATCGACCTTCGCGTGTCCGGACACATCTGGGATCGCAAGCTGAGCGAGAGGCAACTACCCTTCAAAGGGAAACACTGTTCGGCATTCAGCGTGCCTCAATCAAAGGAGTACAACAGCAATAGGCCGTTGAATTTGACCAGAGACGAAGCGAGTACGTCGAGGAGTAGCGAGGATAATCCTCGTGGTACCAATTACATCCTGAGGCAACTGACCAGGACGTACAGGGACATCGGCCAGGCACGGAAAGCGTCCAGGAGCGAGACGTCCATCTCCGGAGAGAGTGAAGACAGTTCCAAGGATGTTGATAACA ACGAGAGGTCGCCAAAGCCGGAAGACGCGTCCTCCGCGTCGACGAACACGGAGGAGGAGAGGAAGGATCTTCGAGCGCTGATCGGGTTGGAATTGGTGGTGGATTACGTGAAAGAGCCGAAGGGAGATCCATCGAACGAGCAGACTTCGCAAGTAACCGAATAA